One region of Ferrovum sp. JA12 genomic DNA includes:
- the secB gene encoding protein-export chaperone SecB, protein MSDAIGQPVFAVEKFYVVDASLEIPHAPQIFLERDTPQLQVELTNQHNALETGLYHTTVKVTVTAKLKEKTMFLVEATQGGVFRIENLPQEDMDIVLNVTCPNMLFPYLREVISDLVVRAGFPPVILNPVNFEALYQQRKAQNTHSEADSAHVTQ, encoded by the coding sequence ATGTCAGACGCAATTGGACAACCTGTTTTTGCAGTGGAAAAATTTTACGTGGTGGATGCTTCACTTGAAATCCCCCATGCTCCACAGATTTTTTTAGAAAGAGACACCCCCCAGCTACAAGTCGAACTCACTAATCAGCATAACGCTTTGGAGACTGGGCTGTACCATACCACTGTTAAAGTTACCGTGACAGCCAAATTGAAAGAAAAGACCATGTTTTTGGTTGAGGCTACCCAAGGCGGAGTATTTCGCATCGAAAACCTTCCACAAGAGGATATGGATATTGTGCTGAATGTTACCTGTCCTAACATGCTATTCCCGTACCTGAGAGAAGTCATCTCTGATCTCGTGGTCCGCGCAGGCTTTCCTCCTGTGATTCTAAATCCAGTTAATTTTGAAGCGCTTTATCAGCAACGTAAAGCACAAAATACCCATTCTGAAGCAGATAGCGCACACGTTACTCAATAA
- the grxC gene encoding glutaredoxin 3 — MSDVLMYTTGYCPYCVMAERLLKSKGVGAIKKIQIDENPEERSRMMEATGRRTVPQIFIGATHVGGYDDLVALDKSGKLMPLLQTQ, encoded by the coding sequence ATGAGTGATGTGTTGATGTACACCACGGGCTACTGCCCCTACTGTGTTATGGCAGAGCGCCTTCTTAAAAGTAAAGGGGTTGGCGCAATAAAGAAAATACAAATTGATGAAAACCCTGAGGAACGATCCCGCATGATGGAAGCCACTGGTCGCAGAACAGTTCCCCAGATTTTCATAGGAGCTACCCATGTTGGAGGCTACGACGATTTAGTTGCACTCGATAAATCAGGTAAATTAATGCCACTTTTACAAACCCAATAG
- the gpmA gene encoding 2,3-diphosphoglycerate-dependent phosphoglycerate mutase, producing the protein MKKLILLRHGQSQWNDENRFTGWADVPLTEAGLKQASQAGKLMKEADLFPDIAYTSLLKRAIKTLCLSLEEMDRLWIPVTKDWRLNERHYGDLQGLNKAETADKYGEDQVLIWRRSYDIPPPLIAINDARYEIVDPRYAHVSRDHFPRGESLQDTVKRVLPYWHSDIAPDIHAGKQVLIVAHGNSIRALFKHLMRIDENSIVSVNIPTGIPLVIELDEELMGTAHYYLGDAQEVMKQQHAVAAQGKATV; encoded by the coding sequence ATGAAGAAACTCATCTTATTGCGCCACGGACAAAGTCAGTGGAACGATGAAAATCGATTTACAGGATGGGCCGACGTGCCCTTGACAGAGGCTGGGTTAAAACAAGCAAGCCAAGCTGGGAAATTGATGAAAGAGGCTGATTTGTTCCCGGATATAGCTTATACATCACTGCTTAAACGCGCCATTAAAACACTTTGTTTATCCCTTGAAGAGATGGATAGGCTTTGGATCCCAGTAACCAAGGATTGGCGCCTTAACGAGCGTCATTATGGTGATCTACAGGGGCTCAATAAAGCTGAGACCGCTGACAAATACGGCGAGGATCAAGTACTCATTTGGCGTCGCAGTTATGATATTCCGCCTCCTTTGATAGCCATTAATGATGCACGCTACGAGATCGTTGATCCACGCTATGCTCATGTATCTAGAGATCATTTTCCCCGTGGTGAGAGTCTTCAAGATACCGTAAAACGGGTTCTTCCCTATTGGCATTCGGATATCGCTCCGGATATTCATGCCGGCAAGCAAGTGTTAATTGTAGCCCATGGCAACTCGATTCGGGCCTTGTTTAAGCATCTGATGAGAATTGACGAAAACAGCATCGTCTCAGTTAATATCCCCACAGGAATACCTTTGGTGATTGAGTTGGATGAAGAACTAATGGGTACCGCCCATTATTATCTTGGTGATGCGCAGGAAGTCATGAAACAACAGCATGCCGTAGCAGCACAGGGCAAAGCAACAGTTTAA
- a CDS encoding NAD(P)H-dependent glycerol-3-phosphate dehydrogenase, with amino-acid sequence MKVTILGHGAWGSALAIHLCQSHSTTLWGRDPDALENIQRERENKLYLPGIPLPDNLILSTHLNEALLSAKLVIIATPIASLRSLLEAIHPLTQVPIIWACKGFEPKTGYLAHQIGLEILGVDYPCAVLSGPSFAQELAKGLPTAVTLAAKNIDLAQELMRELHHPRLRLYASEDIVGVEIAGAMKNIIAIAAGLSDGLQLGHNARAALITRGLAEISRLGVAMGGKSETFMGLSGLGDLVLTATGPLSRNYRVGKLLAEGQRLEAILKSLGHVAEGVGAALEVMRLANQYHIDLPISRMVEALLNEQITPQQALLSLLNREPKRES; translated from the coding sequence GTGAAAGTCACTATTTTAGGGCATGGTGCGTGGGGAAGCGCTTTGGCAATTCATTTGTGCCAGAGCCACTCTACAACACTATGGGGAAGGGACCCTGACGCGCTTGAGAACATTCAGCGTGAGCGTGAAAACAAACTGTATTTACCAGGTATCCCTCTTCCCGATAACCTGATACTGAGCACCCACCTCAATGAAGCGCTTCTATCCGCTAAGCTTGTCATTATAGCGACCCCCATCGCTTCATTGAGATCTCTCCTTGAAGCAATCCATCCCCTCACCCAAGTTCCTATCATTTGGGCCTGTAAAGGTTTTGAGCCCAAAACCGGTTATCTCGCCCATCAAATTGGACTAGAGATATTGGGAGTTGATTATCCATGCGCCGTCCTCTCGGGACCCAGTTTTGCGCAAGAACTGGCCAAGGGTTTACCTACCGCAGTCACCCTCGCCGCAAAAAATATTGACTTAGCTCAAGAACTAATGCGAGAACTGCACCATCCCCGCTTGCGTTTGTATGCCAGCGAGGACATTGTTGGCGTAGAAATCGCCGGGGCCATGAAGAACATTATTGCAATTGCTGCGGGGTTAAGCGACGGTCTGCAACTAGGGCACAACGCGCGCGCAGCTCTCATTACCCGTGGACTTGCTGAAATCAGTCGTCTTGGGGTGGCTATGGGTGGTAAAAGTGAAACGTTTATGGGACTCTCAGGGTTGGGAGACCTTGTGTTAACTGCCACAGGACCACTCTCCCGTAACTACCGGGTGGGCAAACTATTAGCCGAAGGCCAACGTTTGGAAGCTATTCTAAAGAGCTTAGGCCACGTAGCAGAGGGAGTCGGGGCAGCGCTTGAAGTCATGAGGCTTGCTAACCAATATCATATTGATCTACCCATAAGCAGGATGGTTGAAGCCCTACTCAATGAGCAGATTACTCCTCAACAGGCGCTTTTATCACTGTTAAATAGAGAGCCCAAACGAGAAAGTTAG
- the bioB gene encoding biotin synthase BioB gives MTQLVDNPVSSIGHVASQNKIQERLAIEALFELPFNDLLFQAHTVHRQHFDANGVQLSTLLSIKTGGCPEDCGYCPQSIRHPTQVANSAILSVEAVREAAQRAKNAGASRFCMGAAWRSPKDKDLDQVIDMIIEVQRLGLETCATLGMLKPHQAEKLKAAGLDYYNHNIDSAPEFYEEIIKTRDYQDRIDTLQAVRHAGLHVCCGGIVGMGETRAMRAGLLHELASLTPQPESVPINLLVQVEGTPLHGIEELDPFEFIRTIAVARILMPHSRVRLSAGREQLSDAHQALCFFAGANSIFYGEKLLTTGNPDVLRDQELFARLGLHAENA, from the coding sequence ATGACTCAGTTAGTTGATAACCCTGTGAGCTCAATCGGCCACGTTGCTTCACAAAACAAGATTCAAGAGCGCTTAGCCATTGAAGCTCTTTTTGAGCTTCCATTTAATGACCTACTCTTTCAAGCCCATACCGTGCATCGTCAGCACTTTGACGCCAATGGCGTGCAACTGTCCACTTTATTGTCCATCAAAACAGGTGGGTGCCCAGAAGATTGTGGCTATTGTCCTCAATCTATTCGTCACCCAACGCAAGTGGCTAACTCTGCCATACTAAGTGTGGAGGCAGTACGTGAGGCGGCACAACGGGCTAAAAATGCAGGAGCGAGCCGCTTTTGTATGGGCGCCGCATGGCGCTCACCTAAGGACAAAGATCTTGATCAAGTCATTGATATGATTATCGAAGTTCAACGACTAGGTCTTGAAACCTGCGCCACCTTAGGTATGTTAAAACCACATCAAGCAGAGAAGCTCAAAGCCGCCGGATTGGACTACTATAACCACAACATAGATAGCGCCCCGGAATTTTACGAAGAAATCATCAAAACCCGAGATTATCAAGATCGTATTGATACCCTTCAAGCAGTACGCCATGCAGGCTTACATGTATGCTGTGGTGGTATTGTGGGGATGGGTGAAACTAGAGCCATGCGCGCGGGTCTATTGCATGAATTAGCCAGTCTTACACCGCAACCCGAGTCCGTTCCAATCAATCTTCTGGTTCAAGTAGAGGGAACCCCCTTACATGGCATAGAGGAACTGGACCCTTTTGAGTTTATTCGAACTATTGCTGTGGCCAGAATTCTCATGCCTCACTCAAGAGTCAGGTTGTCTGCAGGACGGGAGCAATTGAGCGATGCTCATCAAGCGTTATGTTTTTTTGCTGGGGCAAACTCTATTTTTTATGGTGAAAAGTTACTGACCACTGGCAATCCTGACGTACTAAGAGACCAGGAGCTCTTCGCGCGCTTAGGACTGCACGCTGAAAATGCCTAA
- the trmL gene encoding tRNA (uridine(34)/cytosine(34)/5-carboxymethylaminomethyluridine(34)-2'-O)-methyltransferase TrmL, which yields MFNLILFQPEIPPNTGNIIRLCANTGTQLHLIKPLGFQLDDKQLKRAGLDYHEFASLSLYDNWQAYLSTHPRQRIFALTTKGSGHMHDHQFLKDDAFLMGPETRGLPPDILEQFSPTMRIRLPMLPSSRSLNLANAAAVIVYEAWRQNGFRGA from the coding sequence ATGTTTAATTTAATTCTTTTTCAGCCAGAAATTCCTCCCAACACTGGGAATATTATTCGATTATGTGCGAATACAGGGACACAATTGCACCTGATTAAACCCCTTGGTTTTCAATTGGATGATAAACAATTAAAACGAGCTGGACTTGATTATCATGAATTTGCAAGCTTATCCTTGTATGACAATTGGCAAGCCTACCTAAGCACTCATCCTCGGCAACGTATCTTCGCTCTCACCACTAAAGGAAGTGGTCATATGCATGATCATCAATTTTTAAAAGACGATGCGTTTTTAATGGGGCCTGAAACGCGGGGATTGCCGCCAGACATATTGGAGCAATTTTCGCCAACAATGAGAATTCGTTTACCGATGTTGCCAAGTAGCCGTAGTCTTAACTTGGCTAATGCAGCAGCGGTCATTGTTTACGAGGCATGGCGTCAAAATGGTTTTAGAGGCGCGTAA
- a CDS encoding rhodanese-like domain-containing protein, whose protein sequence is MEFITSHLALVVLVAASAIMLLWPEIQSLLGQQNQISPLTATQLINQKHALILDCRKQQDFDLGHIPQSKRLDLDQLEQQIKEMKRFSSRPVIIIPMAGSVASKVINALKNSGFTDILILKGGITAWIEASLPVNKTTS, encoded by the coding sequence TTGGAATTTATCACTTCACATCTTGCGCTAGTGGTTCTAGTTGCCGCCAGTGCAATCATGCTACTCTGGCCTGAAATTCAGTCGCTCCTTGGCCAACAAAACCAAATTAGCCCGCTCACAGCAACGCAATTAATTAATCAGAAACATGCTCTGATCCTGGATTGTCGTAAGCAACAGGACTTTGACCTAGGTCATATTCCTCAATCTAAACGCCTTGACCTCGACCAATTAGAGCAGCAGATTAAGGAGATGAAACGTTTTTCTTCTCGGCCGGTCATTATTATTCCAATGGCAGGCAGCGTTGCGTCAAAGGTTATTAACGCACTGAAAAATTCAGGGTTTACTGACATCCTTATTCTTAAGGGCGGTATTACTGCTTGGATTGAAGCCAGTTTACCTGTTAACAAAACAACTAGTTAA